The genomic segment GAAAGCGATTCTGTTTCGGGAAGATTGAACGTGGGGTATACGGTGATTTATCCCCGATGTAGTACCCGTGGCCATGAACACCCCCCGCTTGAGGAAGTGTATTTTATTACTTCTGGTAGAGGCGTTATGGAAGTTGGTCAGGAACGGTTTGAAATCGAAAGTGGGGATGTGGTTTACGTTCCTTCCGGTTTTCATCGAGCAGAGAATCCCTTTCCCGTTCCTCTGAGCTATTTCTGGATAACGGTAAAAAAGGATTGACAAATGAAGCAAAGAGTTGTCCTGGTTCTGGATCTTGGCACAGAGAGTGTCCGAGCGGCTCTGGTGGATGAAAGTGGAACAATTGTGGGGATAAAAGGAAGGACTCTCCATTTTTATTCTCCTAAGCCTGGGTGGGCAGAACAGGACCCGGAAGAGTGGTGGCTCGCTTCATGTCAATGCATTCGGGAAGTGCTCTTATCTGGGTTAGACCTCGATATTGTAGCTGTGGGCATCAGTGCCCAGATGCATGCCGCCATTCCTCTTGGAGATAACGGAGAAGTATTAATGGATAGAGTGCCCATCTGGTGTGATAAACGCTCGGCTGAAATATGCGCAAGACTTAAGGGGGATATGTCTTGGGAAGAACAAATCGAAAAAACGGCAAATCTTCTTATTCCTAATTGGATTGGCCCCAAAATCTGCTGGATTAGGGACAATCTACCCGAGGTGTACCAAAGGACGCGGGTTTTTCTGACAGCCAAGGATTATTTAAACTATCGCTTAACCGGAGAATGGTATACCGACTTTTCTGAAGCTTCTGGCACATTTGTTTTTTCCTGGAAAGGTAAGTCCTGGGGTCAGGATTTACTTTCATTTCTTGGTATCGATGGGGAAAAACTCCCGCCAATTATCTCCTCTTCACAGGTGATTGGTAAAATTCGGAAAGATGTTGCCTTGGAACTTGGGTTACCGGCTGAAATCCCGGTAATCTGTGGTGCTGGTGACATGCTTTGCCTTCTTCTTGGTGGAGGTATGGTTGAGTTTGGAAAATCCTGTGATGTTACCGGCACGGCTGCCGATGTTTCTGTGT from the Atribacterota bacterium genome contains:
- a CDS encoding cupin domain-containing protein, with product MAGYKKVNLYQGKLDRGKNTFGEALEVLGNNVIRDTIMLLTESDSVSGRLNVGYTVIYPRCSTRGHEHPPLEEVYFITSGRGVMEVGQERFEIESGDVVYVPSGFHRAENPFPVPLSYFWITVKKD
- a CDS encoding FGGY family carbohydrate kinase; translation: MKQRVVLVLDLGTESVRAALVDESGTIVGIKGRTLHFYSPKPGWAEQDPEEWWLASCQCIREVLLSGLDLDIVAVGISAQMHAAIPLGDNGEVLMDRVPIWCDKRSAEICARLKGDMSWEEQIEKTANLLIPNWIGPKICWIRDNLPEVYQRTRVFLTAKDYLNYRLTGEWYTDFSEASGTFVFSWKGKSWGQDLLSFLGIDGEKLPPIISSSQVIGKIRKDVALELGLPAEIPVICGAGDMLCLLLGGGMVEFGKSCDVTGTAADVSVYTPFPLLTPRLMNLHHAIEGWISFGILDSGGGSVHWLREALYSFPGMGLQPYSLIDEEAGKVQEGSEGLLFFPYLLGERLFGSPWARGVFFGVLPTHRRGHFSRAVMEGVSFDLKMSLEEIEKLWGREIRQMNAIGGGARSDLWCQIKADIYGKEIVALEESEGGIMGAAMLAFSGVTGESVDSFEKRWLKVRRRFSPNSSCREIYEKHYSLFKEFHELFQEAFGKYREGA